One genomic region from Pseudoduganella lutea encodes:
- a CDS encoding UDP-N-acetylmuramoyl-tripeptide--D-alanyl-D-alanine ligase has product MRATLDQILGALGDARLSGAPVAFDGVSTDSRTVAPGALFVALRGEHFDAHDFLPQVARNAAAVVVEKLPEGWTPPATLSVILVPDTLVALGRIAHWWRSQFDLPLIGVTGSNGKTTVKEMIAAILAAAHGEEDRLATRGNLNNEIGVPLTLFRLASHHSSAVVELGMNHPGEIGRLAKIAAPTIALVNNAQREHQEFMHTVEAVARENGSVLAALPGDGTAVFPSHDEFTPVWRELAGSRRTITFGLTKEADVSCTFRPADFGNQMFVSIRCSDGELVQFYIALQAAGEHNVRNALAAIACTAAAGISFDHVKAGLESFAPVSGRLQRKQAANGAVVIDDTYNANPDSVRAAIDVLAGSPAPRVLVLGDMGEVGTKGKEFHEEIAAYAAQKGIEQVLVTGTLARHMQDAGAGSGFANVRHFEQFDALLAAVDAAVTPDTTVLIKGSRFMKMERVVQHLIGSQQANKENH; this is encoded by the coding sequence ATGCGCGCAACGCTGGACCAGATCCTGGGCGCGCTGGGCGACGCGCGCCTGTCGGGAGCGCCCGTCGCTTTCGATGGCGTGTCGACGGACAGCCGCACCGTGGCGCCGGGCGCCCTGTTCGTGGCGCTGCGCGGCGAGCATTTCGACGCCCATGATTTCCTGCCGCAGGTGGCGCGCAACGCGGCCGCCGTCGTCGTCGAGAAACTGCCCGAAGGGTGGACGCCGCCGGCCACGCTTTCCGTCATCCTGGTGCCCGATACCCTGGTTGCACTGGGCCGGATTGCCCACTGGTGGCGCAGCCAGTTCGACCTGCCGCTCATCGGCGTCACGGGCAGCAACGGCAAGACGACCGTCAAGGAAATGATCGCCGCCATCCTGGCTGCCGCCCATGGCGAGGAAGACCGCCTGGCAACGCGCGGCAACCTGAATAACGAGATCGGCGTGCCGCTCACGCTGTTCCGGCTCGCCTCGCACCATTCCTCGGCCGTGGTCGAACTGGGCATGAACCATCCGGGCGAAATCGGTCGGCTGGCGAAGATCGCCGCGCCGACCATCGCACTGGTGAACAACGCCCAGCGCGAACACCAGGAATTCATGCACACGGTGGAAGCCGTGGCGCGCGAAAACGGTTCCGTGCTGGCCGCGCTGCCGGGCGACGGTACGGCGGTGTTCCCGTCGCACGACGAATTCACGCCAGTCTGGCGCGAGCTCGCCGGCAGCCGCCGCACGATCACCTTCGGCCTGACCAAGGAAGCCGACGTGAGCTGCACGTTCCGCCCGGCGGACTTCGGCAACCAGATGTTCGTGTCGATCCGCTGCAGCGATGGTGAGCTGGTCCAGTTCTATATCGCCCTGCAGGCAGCCGGCGAGCACAACGTGCGCAACGCGCTGGCCGCCATCGCCTGCACGGCCGCAGCCGGTATTTCGTTCGACCACGTCAAGGCGGGGCTGGAAAGCTTCGCACCGGTCAGCGGCCGGCTGCAGCGCAAGCAGGCCGCCAACGGCGCCGTCGTCATCGACGATACCTACAACGCAAACCCGGATTCCGTGCGCGCCGCGATCGACGTGCTGGCCGGCAGCCCGGCGCCGCGCGTGCTGGTGCTGGGCGACATGGGCGAAGTGGGTACCAAGGGGAAGGAATTCCACGAAGAGATCGCCGCCTACGCGGCACAGAAGGGCATCGAACAGGTGCTCGTGACGGGAACGCTGGCCCGGCACATGCAGGATGCAGGTGCAGGTTCAGGTTTTGCAAACGTCCGTCATTTCGAACAGTTCGACGCATTGCTCGCGGCAGTCGACGCGGCAGTGACGCCGGACACCACGGTGTTGATCAAGGGCTCCCGTTTCATGAAGATGGAGCGGGTCGTGCAGCATTTGATTGGATCGCAACAAGCTAACAAGGAAAACCACTGA
- the mraY gene encoding phospho-N-acetylmuramoyl-pentapeptide-transferase: protein MLLWLAQYLQDDIGAFRVFTFITFRAVFATITALVIGLVAGPAVIRKLTAMKYGQAVRTDGPQTHLKKHGTPTMGGVLILIAIGVSTLLWCDWSNRLIWPVIVVTLGFGAVGWVDDYRKVVNQDPEGMRSAEKYFWQSLVGVAAALYLAFSVSAPTPAEVFKLFFQWVQSGFSMDLPPKADLIVPFFKTISYPLGVWGFIALTYCVIVGSSNAVNFTDGLDGLAIMPTVMVGSALGLFAYLTGSATYSKYLFIPHIPGAGELIIFVGAMAGAGLAFLWYNTHPAQVFMGDVGALALGGALGTIAVIVRQEIVLFIMGGIFVAETVSVIIQVGWFKYTKKRYGQGRRVFLMAPLHHHFEQKGWKETQVVVRFWIVTMMLVLVGLSTLKLR, encoded by the coding sequence ATGCTGCTTTGGCTCGCACAGTACCTGCAGGACGATATCGGCGCATTCCGCGTCTTTACCTTCATCACATTCCGCGCCGTGTTCGCCACGATCACGGCGCTGGTGATCGGCCTCGTCGCCGGTCCCGCCGTCATCCGCAAGCTCACCGCCATGAAATATGGCCAGGCCGTACGTACCGACGGCCCGCAAACGCACCTGAAAAAGCATGGCACGCCCACGATGGGCGGTGTCCTCATCCTGATCGCGATCGGTGTTTCCACCCTGCTGTGGTGCGACTGGTCGAACCGGCTGATCTGGCCGGTGATCGTCGTCACGCTGGGCTTCGGCGCCGTGGGCTGGGTGGACGACTATCGCAAGGTGGTCAACCAGGATCCGGAAGGCATGCGCTCGGCCGAAAAATACTTCTGGCAGTCGCTGGTGGGCGTGGCCGCCGCGCTGTACCTGGCCTTTTCCGTGTCGGCGCCCACGCCGGCCGAAGTGTTCAAGCTGTTCTTCCAGTGGGTACAGTCGGGCTTCTCGATGGACCTGCCGCCGAAGGCCGACCTGATCGTGCCATTCTTCAAGACGATCAGCTACCCGCTGGGCGTGTGGGGCTTCATCGCGCTGACCTATTGCGTGATCGTGGGTTCGTCGAATGCCGTCAACTTCACCGATGGCCTGGACGGCCTGGCGATCATGCCGACCGTGATGGTCGGTTCCGCGCTCGGCCTGTTCGCGTATCTCACCGGCAGCGCCACGTACTCGAAATACCTGTTCATCCCGCACATTCCCGGTGCCGGCGAATTGATCATCTTCGTGGGCGCGATGGCCGGCGCCGGCCTGGCCTTCCTCTGGTATAACACGCACCCCGCGCAAGTATTCATGGGCGACGTGGGCGCGCTCGCGCTGGGCGGCGCGCTGGGTACCATCGCCGTCATCGTGCGCCAGGAAATCGTGCTGTTCATCATGGGCGGCATCTTCGTCGCCGAAACCGTTTCCGTGATCATCCAGGTGGGCTGGTTCAAGTACACCAAGAAGCGCTACGGCCAGGGCCGTCGCGTCTTCCTGATGGCGCCGCTGCACCACCATTTCGAACAGAAGGGCTGGAAGGAAACGCAGGTCGTGGTGCGCTTCTGGATCGTGACGATGATGCTGGTGCTGGTGGGCCTGTCCACCCTGAAGCTGCGGTAA
- a CDS encoding UDP-N-acetylmuramoyl-L-alanyl-D-glutamate--2,6-diaminopimelate ligase — protein sequence MTNMNNNDDINQIAGWIKQAAPNGQLASDSRRIESGDTFFAYPNNSAGDAGDGRAYIERAIGQGAAAVVYDPAGFAWKPEWQVASLPVPDLKNVAGPIAHAVYGMPDEGMFTVGITGTNGKTSSAVWLGSALSRAGETAAVIGTLGVGLFHGGRTEPEFTATGYTTPDQVLLARTLEECRAAGARSLAIEVSSIGLEQGRVAGMHFDVALFTNLTRDHLDFHGSMEAYAAAKEKLFAWPGLKAAVINLDDPAGLRMAARVKGGQVIGYTLKNELDMAGLEGVSILRASQVRSRSAGTEFHLESPQGSAQVKTKLVGAFNVSNALGVLGALLAKGMPLRAAVDAIEALTPAPGRMQLVGGNDAPMVVIDYAHTPDALEKTLEALRPVATDRGGQLWCVFGCGGDRDPGKRPQMGRIAQAADHVLVTSDNPRSEDPHAIIAQIFAGMDASRPAQAIEDRAAAILSAVKHAGRNDVILVAGKGHEPYQEIKGKKLPFSDADHAQLALTARLTMMRPN from the coding sequence ATGACGAACATGAACAATAACGACGACATCAACCAGATCGCCGGCTGGATCAAGCAAGCCGCGCCGAATGGGCAGCTGGCATCGGACTCGCGCCGCATCGAGTCCGGTGATACCTTCTTTGCCTACCCGAACAACAGCGCGGGCGACGCCGGCGATGGCCGCGCCTATATAGAACGCGCAATCGGGCAGGGCGCCGCGGCCGTGGTGTACGACCCGGCAGGCTTCGCGTGGAAACCGGAGTGGCAGGTGGCGAGCCTGCCGGTGCCGGACCTGAAGAACGTGGCGGGGCCGATCGCCCACGCCGTATATGGGATGCCGGACGAAGGCATGTTCACGGTCGGCATCACGGGCACGAACGGCAAGACATCGTCGGCCGTATGGCTTGGCAGCGCCCTGTCGCGCGCCGGCGAAACGGCCGCAGTGATCGGCACGCTGGGCGTGGGCCTGTTCCATGGCGGCCGCACCGAACCCGAGTTCACGGCCACCGGCTACACGACGCCGGACCAGGTGCTGCTGGCCCGCACGCTGGAAGAATGCCGCGCCGCCGGCGCGCGCTCGCTGGCCATCGAAGTCTCGTCGATCGGGCTCGAACAGGGCCGCGTGGCGGGCATGCATTTCGACGTGGCGCTGTTCACGAACCTCACGCGCGACCACCTGGATTTCCATGGTTCGATGGAAGCCTATGCCGCGGCCAAGGAAAAGCTGTTCGCCTGGCCGGGCCTGAAGGCGGCCGTGATCAACCTGGACGATCCGGCCGGCTTGCGCATGGCAGCGCGGGTAAAAGGTGGCCAGGTGATCGGCTACACGCTGAAGAACGAACTCGACATGGCCGGGCTGGAGGGTGTATCGATCCTGCGGGCCAGCCAGGTCAGGAGCCGCAGCGCCGGCACCGAGTTCCACCTCGAGTCGCCCCAAGGCAGCGCGCAGGTGAAGACAAAGCTGGTCGGCGCGTTCAACGTCAGCAATGCGCTGGGTGTGCTGGGTGCGCTGCTGGCGAAAGGCATGCCGCTGCGCGCGGCCGTCGACGCGATCGAGGCATTGACGCCGGCCCCGGGGCGCATGCAGCTCGTGGGCGGCAACGATGCGCCGATGGTCGTCATCGACTACGCGCACACGCCCGACGCGCTGGAAAAAACGCTCGAGGCGCTGCGCCCCGTGGCCACCGATCGCGGCGGCCAGCTGTGGTGCGTGTTCGGCTGCGGCGGCGACCGCGATCCGGGCAAGCGCCCGCAGATGGGCCGCATCGCGCAGGCGGCGGATCACGTGCTCGTTACCAGCGACAACCCGCGCAGTGAAGATCCGCATGCGATCATCGCGCAGATCTTTGCCGGCATGGATGCCAGCCGCCCGGCGCAGGCGATCGAAGACCGCGCCGCCGCCATCCTCTCCGCCGTCAAGCACGCGGGAAGGAACGACGTGATCCTGGTGGCCGGCAAGGGCCATGAACCGTACCAGGAAATCAAGGGCAAGAAATTGCCGTTCTCCGATGCCGATCACGCCCAACTGGCGCTGACTGCCCGACTGACGATGATGAGGCCAAACTGA
- the murD gene encoding UDP-N-acetylmuramoyl-L-alanine--D-glutamate ligase has product MIYNGKIALVLGLGESGLAMAQWLARCGALLRVADTRAVPERLPALREAVPGTQFISGPFNAALLDGVDFVAVSPGLAPNRELSQILPAAQERNIPVWGEIELFAQALAWLKTDRAYAPKVIAITGTNGKTTVTTLTGQLCERAGLSVKVAGNISPAALDVLREAMDNAQLEHSLPQAWVLELSSFQLHTTYSLQADAATVLNLTQDHLDWHGTMEAYAADKARIFGEHTVRVLNRDDAWTMRMAAPAGTNGANSTATFGTGEPEGLHSFGLVNERGVWWLATAEPTDDAEPAKKRRKNEPVPAVETQVKKLMPADALQIRGTHNATNALAALALCRAIGLPFAPLLHGLRDYKGQPHRVELVAAINGVEFYDDSKGTNVGATVAAIDGLGKSFGGDSQRIVLVAGGDGKGQAFDPLAGPVSRYVRAVVLIGRDAPAIRAALADTNVPLEDFATLEEATQRAAALAHAGDAVLLSPACASLDMFKNYAHRAQVFIDTVRGIALDAGQEI; this is encoded by the coding sequence ATGATCTATAACGGCAAAATCGCGCTGGTGCTGGGCCTTGGCGAATCGGGCCTGGCCATGGCGCAGTGGCTCGCCCGCTGCGGCGCGCTGCTGCGCGTGGCGGATACGCGCGCCGTGCCGGAACGCCTGCCGGCGTTGCGCGAAGCGGTGCCGGGCACGCAGTTCATCTCCGGTCCGTTCAATGCAGCGCTGCTCGACGGCGTGGATTTCGTCGCCGTCAGCCCCGGCCTTGCGCCGAACCGCGAACTGTCCCAGATCCTGCCTGCCGCGCAGGAAAGGAACATCCCTGTCTGGGGCGAGATCGAACTCTTCGCCCAGGCGCTGGCCTGGCTGAAGACCGATCGCGCCTATGCGCCGAAGGTCATCGCGATCACCGGCACCAATGGCAAGACCACCGTCACCACCCTGACCGGCCAGTTGTGCGAACGCGCCGGCCTATCGGTGAAGGTGGCCGGCAACATCAGCCCCGCCGCGCTGGACGTGCTGCGCGAGGCGATGGACAACGCGCAGCTGGAACATTCGCTGCCACAGGCCTGGGTGCTGGAACTGTCCAGCTTCCAGCTGCACACCACGTACTCGCTGCAGGCCGATGCCGCCACGGTGCTGAACCTGACGCAGGATCACCTGGACTGGCACGGTACCATGGAAGCCTATGCCGCGGACAAGGCGCGCATCTTCGGCGAGCACACCGTGCGCGTGCTGAACCGCGACGATGCCTGGACAATGCGCATGGCGGCCCCGGCCGGTACCAATGGTGCTAATTCAACTGCCACCTTCGGCACCGGCGAACCCGAGGGCCTGCACAGCTTCGGCCTCGTCAACGAGCGGGGAGTGTGGTGGCTGGCCACGGCCGAGCCGACGGACGATGCCGAGCCGGCAAAGAAGCGCCGCAAGAACGAACCGGTGCCCGCGGTCGAGACCCAGGTGAAAAAACTGATGCCGGCCGATGCGCTGCAGATTCGCGGCACGCACAACGCAACCAACGCGCTGGCCGCGCTGGCGCTGTGCCGGGCGATCGGGCTGCCGTTCGCGCCGCTGCTGCACGGCCTGCGCGACTACAAGGGCCAGCCGCACCGCGTGGAACTGGTGGCCGCCATCAATGGCGTCGAATTCTACGACGACAGCAAGGGCACCAATGTGGGGGCCACCGTGGCCGCCATCGACGGCCTGGGCAAGAGCTTCGGCGGCGACAGCCAGCGCATCGTGCTGGTCGCCGGCGGCGACGGCAAGGGCCAGGCATTCGATCCGCTGGCCGGCCCGGTATCGCGCTACGTGCGCGCCGTGGTGCTGATCGGCCGCGATGCGCCGGCCATCCGCGCCGCACTGGCCGACACGAACGTGCCGCTGGAAGACTTTGCGACGCTGGAAGAAGCAACGCAGCGCGCCGCCGCGCTGGCCCATGCCGGTGACGCCGTGCTGCTGTCGCCCGCCTGCGCCAGCCTGGACATGTTCAAGAACTATGCGCACCGCGCGCAAGTGTTCATCGACACCGTGCGCGGCATCGCGCTCGATGCGGGACAGGAGATCTGA